The segment CTAAAGCAGTGTACGGTGCTTCCGATCCCTGATGTCGCTCCCTGGCTGGACGCCATGAGACACATCAACATCGCGCAGGCTCAGCGCTTTGATGCGCTCGGCGACCGTAAGGCCTATTTGCCCGCCGAGTATTATCAAACGCAAGAAGCCCAGTGGCGACAAGACATGCTCAAGATATTCTCACATCCTGGCCATACACTGATCGGTGTGTTCGTCGATCAGGCCTTAGCTGCCTATATGGATTTGGTGCGAATCGAAGACACCTGGATGTTTGGTGCCGTCAAGAGTGCTGACGAATACCTCGCCTTTCGCCCCGTAGATGCGCTGTACTTCAGTGTCTTGAGCTTGGCGGCTCAGTCTGATTGTCAGCGCGTTGTCAACGGCGGCGGCCAAGAGCGCGAGGGATTGGTGCATTTCAAGCGACAGTTTCTGTTTCAGGCTGTTTCGCTACCCTACTTCACTTGGTCGTTACTTCCAATCGAACGACTTAAGCGACTCCGGCAATTCATGCTCCGCAGATCATCCAGTACAGCTCACACATACATTCTTGACTGTCAACTTCCTTAGTTATGTGTGGCATTACCGGCGTAGTCGATTTCCAACAACCATCTTTGGTTGTTCAATACTTACAGCAAATGAACGACGTCGCAGTCCATCGTGGCCCAGACGATTCAGGGTTTATCTATTTTTCAGATGACAATGCGGTAAAGGTGATGACCGACCAGCAGTCGGCCGCACAGCAGGTTTGTCCTATCGGCGTGGCAATGAGGCGGCTGGCTATCGTTGATCTGTCGGAAGCTGGCCACCAACCGATGACGGACGAGAGTGGACGATATTGGATTGTCTACAACGGCGAAGTTTATAACTTCATCGAACTCCGCCAAGAACTGGAACAATTGGGGCGAGCGTTCCGCAGCCGTACCGACACGGAAGTTGTCCTACAAGCCTTTATCGAATGGGGACCTACGTGCCTATTGAAATTTAATGGCATGTGGGCGTTGGTGATCTACGACAGACAGACTCGTCAGATTTTCTGCGCGCGTGACCGATTTGGCGTCAAGCCGTTCCATTTTGCACACCAGCCAGGCCGCTTCGCATTCAGCTCGGAAATCAAACAATTACTGGAGCTGCCGTGGGTCAGCCGACAGGCAAATCGACAACGCTTAGCCGATTTCTTCCTATGGGGTTTCGAGAATCACACCAACGAGACCTGCTTCCAGCATGTCCATTGCCTGCCGGCCTCGCACTATATGGTGCTGACCTACGATGACATTCAACGCGGTAACTACGAACCCAAACGCTACTGGCAACCCAATGCAGTTGAACGACTGCCGGACGCTGATGCAATTGAAAAATTTCGTGATCTGTTAGCTGACGCAGTTCAGTTACGTTTGCGCAGCGACGTGCCAGTCGGTGTAACCCTTTCCGGTGGACTCGATTCGTCTAGTATTGCCTGTCTGGCTGGCGATTCGCGGCAAAAACTGGGGGTGACTTCACCATTGGATGCTTTCAACGTCGACTTCGGGACTGCAGGGTATTCAGAACGGGAATTTGCGGCAGCAGCTGCCAATAGAGCCCATGCCAGACTGGTGACGTTGCGGCCTGATCAAACTGACTTGCTGCGTGACTGGGACAAATTTATCTGGCACATGGAATGCCCGTTTGGGGGCTTATCTTATTTCTCGAACTTTCAAATATATCGATTGATTCGTTCCAGCGGAATCTCGGTAGTACTCAGCGGCCAAGGTGCGGACGAGCTTCTGCTGGGTTACGAACGATATCGTGTCTACGACATGTTATTCAAATTCCGATCAAAGCGTATCGTTGCAGCAGTACAACAAATAATGCAAGCGCGCCGTTCTGCTAACCTGCGACTATCAACCCAAATTGGACACACACTCTACTTTTCGATTCCCAAGTTGCGTAGCTTTAGACGCCAATTGGCGATGCGCAGGTTTATGCAGCCCAAGTTTTATGCAGACTTTAGGAACCAGACGGAGCATGTTCGTGCAGCTACGGTTCATCCAAGCCGTGAATCGCTGCAAATTAGTGAATACTATCACTACAAATTGCCACACTTATTACATCACGAAGATTGCGTGTCGATGGCTCATTCGGTCGAAACGCGATTGCCATTTGTCGATTACCGACTTCTAGAGTTTGTTTTAGGGCACCCGCTTGACCTGTTGTTTCGGGACGGCTGGAGCAAGTATATTCTGCGTCAGGCCATGCGAGGTGTATTACCCGATGTCGTGCGATCTCGCACAGACAAGATGGGTTATGAAACGCCAACTGGCAACTTGATCCGACAGAATAGCGATCTGTTTCGGCCGATGTTAGCTCGACACCGTGACGACCCTATCATCTGCATTCCCGCTATTGAAGCTCGCTTTGCCAAACCTAATTTGGATGAGGGAACTCTATGTCGCACGGTTAGCTATCTCAGTTGGAAAGAAGCATTCGGCGTAGCGATTTAGTCTGTTACAAACCAATTCAATCTCTGATTCCTCAATGCAACTGAAGAAATGAACATCGATAGACAGGATTTACAGGATAACTGACGATCCTCGATCCGATTTAATGTTTGGGAAAGTCACTAAGCAATTTGTCGGCTGCGCGCTGGAAGTTCGCTGGGAGCCGGGCTCCTTGAATCAGTCGATCAGTAAGCCTTGGGCATCCGAAACTCGAATTCATACGATTCAAACGCCACAACTGACTCTATCAGCGACTTAAGCTCATCCTGTCTATCCTGTCCATCCATGCCAATTCGCTCTTTGATACTCTTCCTTCGCGGGCGAGTTCATAACGAACATCGATAGACAGGATTTGCAGGATAAC is part of the Pirellulaceae bacterium genome and harbors:
- the asnB gene encoding asparagine synthase (glutamine-hydrolyzing); translation: MCGITGVVDFQQPSLVVQYLQQMNDVAVHRGPDDSGFIYFSDDNAVKVMTDQQSAAQQVCPIGVAMRRLAIVDLSEAGHQPMTDESGRYWIVYNGEVYNFIELRQELEQLGRAFRSRTDTEVVLQAFIEWGPTCLLKFNGMWALVIYDRQTRQIFCARDRFGVKPFHFAHQPGRFAFSSEIKQLLELPWVSRQANRQRLADFFLWGFENHTNETCFQHVHCLPASHYMVLTYDDIQRGNYEPKRYWQPNAVERLPDADAIEKFRDLLADAVQLRLRSDVPVGVTLSGGLDSSSIACLAGDSRQKLGVTSPLDAFNVDFGTAGYSEREFAAAAANRAHARLVTLRPDQTDLLRDWDKFIWHMECPFGGLSYFSNFQIYRLIRSSGISVVLSGQGADELLLGYERYRVYDMLFKFRSKRIVAAVQQIMQARRSANLRLSTQIGHTLYFSIPKLRSFRRQLAMRRFMQPKFYADFRNQTEHVRAATVHPSRESLQISEYYHYKLPHLLHHEDCVSMAHSVETRLPFVDYRLLEFVLGHPLDLLFRDGWSKYILRQAMRGVLPDVVRSRTDKMGYETPTGNLIRQNSDLFRPMLARHRDDPIICIPAIEARFAKPNLDEGTLCRTVSYLSWKEAFGVAI